The Burkholderia pyrrocinia genome includes a region encoding these proteins:
- a CDS encoding LysE family translocator, giving the protein MPLRDYLPLMLFVIVSTVTPGGATTLATASGAHFGYRRSLPLMAGIAAGLASMAAAAAAGLGGVLLALPALQLAMKAAGSLYLVWLAVRIGRGGKPRLDAAVHRPQGFISGVWMLWHNPKGWAMTLGAAASFAALASGPARLGVLLGLAFGVAAMASLSLWCFAGLLFARVLRTERQWRCLNAGLGVLLVVSIVPMWLP; this is encoded by the coding sequence GTGCCGCTTCGCGACTACCTGCCGCTGATGCTGTTCGTGATCGTGTCCACCGTGACGCCGGGCGGCGCGACCACGCTCGCAACCGCATCGGGCGCCCATTTCGGCTATCGGCGTTCGCTGCCGCTGATGGCGGGCATCGCGGCCGGCCTTGCGTCGATGGCGGCGGCCGCCGCGGCCGGGCTCGGCGGCGTGCTGCTCGCGCTGCCCGCGTTGCAGCTCGCGATGAAGGCGGCCGGTTCGTTGTACCTCGTGTGGCTGGCCGTGCGGATCGGGCGCGGCGGCAAGCCCCGGCTCGATGCCGCCGTGCACCGGCCGCAAGGGTTCATCAGCGGCGTATGGATGCTCTGGCACAACCCGAAAGGCTGGGCGATGACGCTCGGCGCGGCCGCGTCGTTCGCCGCGCTCGCGTCCGGGCCGGCGCGGCTCGGTGTATTGCTCGGGCTGGCGTTCGGCGTGGCCGCGATGGCGTCGCTGTCGCTGTGGTGTTTCGCCGGGCTGCTGTTTGCGCGCGTGTTGCGCACGGAGCGGCAGTGGCGCTGCCTGAATGCCGGGCTGGGCGTGCTGCTCGTGGTGTCGATCGTGCCGATGTGGCTGCCGTAG
- a CDS encoding bestrophin family protein — protein MIVRPREHWLRMLLVWNGSVLPTILPQLLLTLAISLVAVWGGGRVLGEKVPLNPTPFTLIGLTLAIFAGFRNNASYDRYREARQLWGGVLTATRTLVSQALCYGAIDHDDNARRALVRTVVAFVYALKHQLRDTDPADDLRALLDDGCYARIAAARFRPVAIVHGLREAFAARADAGRLTDTRLWMLDARLDDLVSMVSGCERIASTPIPFSYDVLLHRTIYAYCVLLPFGLVDSIGAATPFVTVFVAYTLIALDAIAHAIAEPFGDGPNHLALDAMTRQIERTLLELNREPLPAEVTPGKAYRLS, from the coding sequence ATGATCGTTCGTCCGCGCGAGCACTGGCTGCGGATGCTGCTCGTCTGGAACGGCTCGGTGCTGCCGACCATCCTGCCGCAGCTCCTGCTGACGCTCGCGATCAGCCTCGTCGCGGTGTGGGGCGGCGGCCGCGTGCTCGGCGAGAAGGTGCCGCTGAACCCGACGCCGTTCACGCTGATCGGGCTCACGCTGGCCATCTTCGCGGGGTTTCGCAACAACGCGAGCTACGACCGTTACCGCGAGGCGCGGCAGCTGTGGGGCGGCGTGCTGACCGCCACGCGCACGCTGGTGTCGCAGGCGCTCTGCTACGGCGCGATCGACCACGACGACAATGCGCGGCGCGCGTTGGTGCGGACGGTCGTCGCCTTCGTCTATGCGCTCAAGCATCAACTGCGCGACACCGATCCAGCCGACGACTTGCGCGCGCTGCTCGACGACGGTTGCTATGCGCGCATCGCTGCCGCCCGGTTCCGCCCGGTCGCGATCGTGCACGGGCTGCGCGAAGCGTTCGCCGCGCGCGCCGATGCGGGCCGCCTCACCGACACGCGACTGTGGATGCTCGACGCGCGCCTCGACGATCTGGTCTCGATGGTGAGCGGCTGCGAGCGCATCGCGTCGACGCCGATCCCGTTCTCGTACGACGTGCTGCTGCACCGGACCATCTATGCGTACTGCGTGCTGCTGCCGTTCGGCCTCGTCGATTCGATCGGCGCGGCGACGCCGTTCGTCACCGTGTTCGTCGCCTATACGCTGATCGCGCTCGACGCGATCGCGCATGCGATCGCCGAGCCGTTCGGCGACGGCCCGAACCATCTCGCGCTCGACGCGATGACGCGGCAGATCGAGCGCACGCTGCTCGAACTGAACCGCGAGCCGCTGCCGGCGGAAGTGACGCCTGGCAAGGCCTATCGCCTCAGCTAG
- a CDS encoding SulP family inorganic anion transporter: MQDSNESRPSRVRWLKGILPIRRATAIRDVFAGISLASMDIPQVLGYARIAGMPAVTGLYTVFLPLVAFACFGASRHLVVAADSATATIFASRLASMAPAGSAEYAALAGMVALLTAAMLLLARIFKLGFLADFLSRTVLVGFLAGVGMQVSIAMLGDMLGLSVPYPASRSLAQLDYVVTHLVHTNRPTFALAVLVVVAILACKRFLPRIPMPMIAVAGSIAASYTFGFSTHGIAVLGPVAGGLPPLRWPSVTWQQFLDLVPVAASCFVMIIAQSAAAARVFAQQYGEDVDTNADILGLAAANAAAAVGGAFVVNGSPTQTAMADGAGVRSQIGHLAFAAVVVVVLLFFSTYLQYLPHAVLAGIVFTIALGLINVRSLAAIRKESPGEFTLALVTAAAVVTVGVEQGILLAVALSLMRHVRHSYQPHTMVLEPVEGNGRWQPVPARRGAMTAPGLIVYRFGSDLFFANDHLFAAEVTELVDAAPVPPRWFVVDAGAITDVDYSAARTLTDLVKALQARGIGVLFGRVNRYLRADMDRHRITEIVGASCIFPTLHQALEAAGTTPAPQEPGTV; this comes from the coding sequence ATGCAAGATTCCAACGAAAGCCGCCCGTCACGCGTGCGGTGGCTGAAAGGCATCCTCCCGATCCGCCGCGCGACGGCAATCCGCGACGTATTCGCGGGCATTTCGCTCGCGTCGATGGACATCCCGCAGGTGCTCGGCTACGCGCGCATCGCCGGCATGCCGGCCGTCACGGGCCTCTACACGGTCTTTCTGCCGCTCGTCGCGTTCGCGTGCTTCGGCGCGTCGCGCCATCTCGTGGTCGCCGCCGATTCCGCGACCGCGACGATTTTCGCGAGCCGGCTTGCGTCGATGGCGCCGGCCGGCAGCGCCGAATATGCGGCGCTGGCCGGCATGGTCGCGCTGCTGACCGCCGCGATGCTGCTGCTCGCGCGCATCTTCAAGCTCGGCTTTCTCGCCGATTTCCTGTCGCGCACGGTGCTGGTCGGCTTTCTTGCCGGCGTCGGCATGCAGGTGTCGATCGCGATGCTCGGCGACATGCTCGGCCTGTCGGTGCCGTATCCGGCGTCGCGCAGCCTTGCGCAACTCGACTATGTCGTCACGCATCTCGTCCACACGAACCGGCCGACGTTCGCGCTTGCCGTGCTCGTCGTCGTCGCGATTCTTGCGTGCAAGCGATTCCTGCCGCGCATACCGATGCCGATGATCGCGGTCGCGGGCAGCATCGCCGCGAGCTACACGTTCGGCTTCTCCACGCATGGCATCGCGGTGCTCGGGCCCGTCGCGGGCGGGCTGCCGCCGCTGCGCTGGCCATCCGTCACGTGGCAGCAGTTCCTCGATCTCGTGCCGGTCGCCGCGTCGTGTTTCGTGATGATCATCGCGCAGAGCGCGGCCGCCGCGCGCGTGTTCGCGCAGCAGTACGGCGAGGACGTCGACACCAACGCCGACATCCTCGGCCTCGCGGCCGCGAACGCGGCGGCGGCGGTCGGCGGCGCGTTCGTCGTCAACGGCAGCCCGACGCAGACGGCGATGGCCGATGGCGCGGGCGTGCGCAGCCAGATCGGGCATCTTGCGTTCGCCGCCGTCGTGGTGGTCGTGCTGCTGTTCTTCAGCACGTATCTGCAGTATCTGCCGCATGCGGTACTGGCCGGCATCGTGTTTACGATCGCGCTCGGGCTGATCAACGTGCGCAGCCTCGCGGCGATCCGCAAGGAAAGCCCCGGCGAATTCACGCTCGCGCTGGTGACGGCCGCGGCCGTCGTGACGGTCGGCGTCGAGCAGGGCATCCTGCTGGCCGTCGCGCTGTCGCTGATGCGGCACGTGCGCCACAGCTACCAGCCGCACACGATGGTGCTCGAGCCCGTCGAAGGCAACGGGCGGTGGCAGCCGGTGCCCGCGCGGCGGGGCGCGATGACGGCGCCGGGGCTGATCGTCTACCGGTTCGGCTCCGACCTGTTCTTCGCGAACGACCACCTGTTCGCCGCCGAAGTGACCGAACTCGTGGACGCGGCGCCGGTGCCGCCGCGCTGGTTCGTCGTCGACGCGGGCGCGATCACCGATGTCGACTATTCGGCCGCGCGGACGTTGACCGATCTCGTCAAGGCGCTGCAAGCGCGCGGGATCGGCGTGCTGTTCGGGCGCGTCAATCGCTACCTGCGCGCGGACATGGATCGTCACCGGATCACGGAGATCGTCGGCGCGTCGTGCATCTTCCCGACGCTGCATCAGGCGCTGGAGGCTGCGGGCACGACGCCGGCGCCGCAGGAGCCGGGCACCGTGTAG
- a CDS encoding LysR family transcriptional regulator — MDFESIRIFLRVVERGSFTAAATQLDTPLSRVSRKVRQLEDDLGVQLLYRTTRRVSVTEAGRDYYERCLRAEDILLDADRQARALRTEPEGTLRVLVPYSIGLFELEPALAEFRRRYPKVQLVLIYDNSVLDLVEHGFDVALRTGVLTDSGYVARSLGWSQAKLAANPAYLDRVGRPRTPQDLAQHDILFVGRDTPGLTLRLTNTTGEVVDVPVRPVLISNESATVLRQAASGGGIALISTHYTARRLARNELEIVLPDWHRADDVELNVLYPRRATLDSKVRAFVDFLAELFTAWRSAP, encoded by the coding sequence ATGGACTTCGAGAGCATCCGGATCTTCCTGCGGGTGGTGGAGCGCGGCAGCTTCACCGCCGCCGCCACGCAACTCGACACGCCGCTCAGCCGCGTGAGCCGCAAGGTCAGGCAGCTCGAGGACGACCTCGGCGTCCAGCTGCTGTACCGCACCACGCGCCGCGTGTCCGTCACCGAAGCCGGGCGCGACTACTACGAACGCTGCCTGCGCGCCGAGGACATCCTGCTCGACGCCGACCGCCAGGCCCGCGCGCTGCGCACGGAGCCGGAAGGGACGTTGCGCGTGCTGGTGCCCTACTCGATCGGCCTGTTCGAACTGGAGCCGGCGCTCGCCGAGTTTCGCCGGCGTTATCCGAAAGTCCAGCTCGTGCTGATCTACGACAACAGCGTGCTCGACCTCGTCGAGCACGGTTTCGACGTCGCGTTGCGCACGGGTGTGCTGACCGATTCCGGCTACGTCGCGCGTTCGCTCGGCTGGTCGCAGGCGAAACTCGCCGCGAACCCGGCCTACCTCGACCGCGTCGGGCGGCCGCGCACGCCGCAGGATCTCGCGCAGCACGACATCCTGTTCGTTGGCCGCGACACGCCGGGCCTGACGCTGCGGCTCACCAACACCACCGGCGAGGTGGTCGACGTGCCGGTGCGGCCCGTGCTGATCTCGAACGAATCGGCGACGGTGCTGCGCCAGGCCGCGAGCGGCGGCGGTATCGCGCTGATCTCGACGCACTACACGGCCCGCCGGCTCGCCCGGAACGAACTCGAAATCGTGCTGCCCGACTGGCACCGGGCCGACGACGTCGAACTCAACGTGCTGTACCCGCGGCGCGCGACGCTCGACAGCAAGGTGCGCGCGTTCGTCGATTTCCTCGCGGAACTGTTCACCGCATGGCGAAGCGCGCCGTAG
- a CDS encoding LysR substrate-binding domain-containing protein, with translation MRRMARNLDIALLRAFVTVADHRSMTAASRALHLTQGAISQQVARLETLSGPLFVREHRNLLLTAAGERLLGQARRLLAVHDALLTDMTAGAVEGAVRLGAPQDLVGTCLAPILKGYAQAHPQVAITLVCAASPELRRGLTQGDLDVALIEAPVGPSRGECIAVDRLVWVGAKGGTAHRNTPLPVSMVAQTCAFRPTVLDALRDCDRAWRTVFENGSIDATAATVRSDLAVTVWLASTVPTDLDILPAGSGLPALPNFAINLHLPRGQRTPAATELARHLRNGFARLRAAA, from the coding sequence ATGCGACGCATGGCACGCAATCTCGACATCGCGCTGCTGCGCGCATTCGTCACGGTCGCCGATCACCGCAGCATGACGGCGGCCAGCCGCGCGTTGCACCTGACGCAAGGCGCGATCAGCCAGCAGGTCGCGCGACTGGAAACGCTGTCCGGCCCGCTGTTCGTCCGCGAGCATCGCAACCTGCTGCTCACGGCGGCCGGCGAGCGGCTGCTCGGGCAAGCACGCCGGCTGCTCGCCGTGCACGATGCGCTGCTGACCGACATGACGGCAGGCGCGGTTGAAGGCGCGGTTCGTCTCGGCGCACCGCAGGATCTCGTCGGCACCTGTCTCGCACCGATCCTGAAAGGCTATGCGCAGGCGCATCCGCAGGTCGCGATCACGCTCGTGTGCGCGGCGTCGCCGGAACTGCGGCGGGGGCTCACGCAGGGCGATCTCGACGTCGCGCTGATCGAGGCGCCGGTCGGGCCATCGCGCGGCGAATGCATCGCCGTCGACCGCCTGGTCTGGGTCGGTGCGAAAGGCGGCACCGCGCACCGGAACACGCCGCTGCCCGTGTCGATGGTCGCGCAGACCTGCGCGTTCCGCCCGACGGTGCTCGACGCGCTGCGCGACTGCGATCGTGCGTGGCGCACCGTGTTCGAGAACGGCAGCATCGACGCGACGGCCGCGACCGTGCGCTCCGATCTCGCGGTGACCGTCTGGCTCGCGTCCACCGTGCCGACCGACCTCGACATCCTGCCGGCCGGCAGCGGCCTGCCCGCGCTGCCGAACTTCGCGATCAACCTTCATCTGCCGCGTGGCCAGCGCACGCCGGCCGCGACGGAACTGGCCCGTCACCTGCGCAACGGCTTCGCGCGCTTGCGCGCAGCCGCCTAG
- a CDS encoding FdhF/YdeP family oxidoreductase: MKKKSATARIEPYTHPAAGWGALKAVTINLIKEKVAGGNYRTLLRQNQPDGFDCPGCAWPDRQHASTFEFCENGVKAVAAEATSKRVTPEFFAAHTVTELLEQSDFELEQHGRLTDPMVYDAQTDRYVPIAWDDAFALIARHLRALPDPNQAAFYTSGRASNEAAFLYQLLVRRYGTNNFPDCSNMCHEATSRGLPASVGVGKGTVTLDDFEHADMLLIFGQNPATNHPRMMGELRECAKRGATIVSINPLKERGLERFADPQSPLEMLTMSGTKIASTFIQPTIGGDFALIKGMAKRVLELDDAARAAGAPRVLDTAFIGEHTAGFDAFADDLRNESWSALTAESGVPYEQIDGLAQRYARSERVIATWGMGITQHKHSVATVQMLTNLMLMRGNIGRPGAGLCPVRGHSNVQGNRTVGIEEKPSQAFLDRLGHVFDFEPPRHHGYDVVETIEGMLEGHVKVLIGLGGNFAMATPDTPRTWEGMRRCDLSVHITTKLNRSHLIHGRDALILPTLGRTEIDLQDNVAQGVTVEDSMSMVHVSYGMNKPASPNLMSEPAIVAHMGHALFGSGKIDWLAYKDDYAKIRDAIEATLDGFYDYNTRIARPGGFHLRVASRDREWLTPTGKANFIAHALPTDTPIQRARAQHGERLMTLMTTRSHDQYNTTVYGLDDRYRGVFGQRRVVFANRDDLAMLGLKAGEWVDMETVWHDGIERRADGFLLVEYDIPRGCIGAYYPETNPLVPLDSVGDVCNTPTSKSIPVLLHRASAPASIAA; the protein is encoded by the coding sequence ATGAAAAAGAAATCCGCCACCGCGCGCATCGAACCGTACACTCACCCGGCCGCCGGCTGGGGGGCGCTGAAAGCCGTCACGATCAACCTGATCAAGGAAAAGGTCGCCGGCGGCAACTACCGCACGCTGCTGCGCCAGAACCAGCCGGACGGCTTCGACTGCCCCGGCTGCGCGTGGCCCGACCGCCAGCACGCATCGACGTTCGAATTCTGCGAGAACGGCGTGAAGGCCGTGGCCGCCGAAGCGACGAGCAAGCGCGTGACGCCCGAATTCTTCGCCGCGCACACGGTCACCGAACTGCTCGAACAGTCGGACTTCGAACTCGAACAGCACGGCCGGCTCACCGACCCGATGGTGTACGACGCGCAGACCGACCGCTATGTGCCGATCGCGTGGGACGACGCGTTCGCACTGATCGCGCGCCACCTGCGCGCGCTGCCCGACCCGAACCAGGCCGCGTTCTACACGTCCGGCCGCGCGAGCAACGAAGCGGCGTTCCTGTACCAGTTGCTCGTGCGGCGGTACGGCACGAACAACTTCCCCGACTGCTCGAACATGTGCCACGAGGCGACGAGCCGCGGGCTGCCGGCGTCGGTCGGCGTCGGCAAGGGCACCGTCACGCTCGACGATTTCGAACATGCGGACATGCTGCTGATCTTCGGCCAGAACCCCGCGACCAACCACCCGCGGATGATGGGCGAACTGCGCGAGTGCGCGAAGCGCGGCGCGACGATCGTGTCGATCAACCCGTTGAAAGAGCGTGGCCTCGAGCGCTTCGCCGATCCGCAAAGCCCGCTCGAGATGCTGACGATGTCGGGCACGAAGATCGCATCGACGTTCATCCAGCCGACGATCGGCGGCGATTTCGCGCTGATCAAGGGGATGGCGAAGCGCGTGCTCGAACTCGACGACGCCGCGCGCGCCGCCGGTGCGCCGCGCGTGCTCGACACCGCGTTCATCGGCGAGCACACGGCCGGCTTCGACGCGTTCGCCGACGACCTGCGCAACGAAAGCTGGTCCGCGCTGACGGCCGAAAGCGGCGTGCCGTACGAGCAGATCGACGGCCTCGCGCAACGCTATGCGCGCAGCGAGCGCGTGATCGCGACGTGGGGCATGGGCATCACGCAGCACAAGCATTCGGTCGCGACCGTGCAGATGCTGACCAACCTGATGCTGATGCGCGGCAACATCGGCCGCCCCGGCGCCGGCCTGTGCCCCGTGCGCGGCCACTCGAACGTGCAGGGCAACCGCACGGTCGGCATCGAGGAAAAGCCGTCGCAGGCGTTCCTCGACCGGCTCGGCCACGTGTTCGACTTCGAACCGCCGCGCCACCACGGCTACGACGTCGTCGAGACGATCGAGGGGATGCTCGAAGGTCACGTGAAGGTGCTGATCGGCCTCGGCGGCAACTTCGCGATGGCGACGCCCGACACGCCGCGCACCTGGGAAGGCATGCGCCGCTGCGACCTCTCCGTGCACATCACGACGAAACTGAACCGCAGCCACCTGATCCACGGCCGCGACGCGCTGATCCTGCCGACGCTCGGCCGCACCGAGATCGACCTGCAGGACAACGTCGCGCAAGGCGTGACGGTCGAGGATTCGATGAGCATGGTTCACGTGTCGTACGGGATGAACAAGCCCGCGTCGCCGAACCTGATGTCGGAACCGGCGATCGTCGCGCACATGGGCCACGCGCTGTTCGGCAGCGGCAAGATCGACTGGCTCGCGTACAAGGACGACTACGCGAAGATCCGCGACGCGATCGAGGCGACGCTCGACGGCTTCTACGACTACAACACGCGCATCGCGCGACCGGGCGGCTTCCACCTGCGGGTCGCGTCGCGCGACCGCGAATGGCTCACGCCGACCGGCAAGGCGAACTTCATCGCGCACGCGCTGCCGACCGACACGCCGATCCAGCGCGCCCGCGCGCAGCACGGCGAACGCCTGATGACGCTGATGACGACGCGCTCGCACGACCAGTACAACACGACCGTCTACGGGCTCGACGACCGCTATCGCGGCGTGTTCGGCCAGCGCCGCGTGGTATTCGCGAACCGCGACGATCTCGCGATGCTCGGGCTGAAGGCCGGCGAATGGGTCGACATGGAAACCGTGTGGCACGACGGCATCGAGCGGCGCGCGGACGGCTTCCTGCTCGTCGAATACGACATCCCGCGCGGCTGCATCGGCGCGTACTACCCGGAAACGAACCCGCTCGTGCCGCTCGACAGCGTCGGCGACGTGTGCAACACGCCGACGTCGAAGTCGATTCCCGTGTTGCTGCATCGCGCCTCCGCGCCGGCATCGATCGCCGCCTGA
- a CDS encoding mechanosensitive ion channel family protein translates to MTLNESWFAPLVGILVLLAAAGAITATVHFLLFRVVARLARLSATRVDDALFEFGAFKWLNRIVPFVVIKLGLGAVPGIPDTAAQAADKVLFALIVLLVTITISATLSALEHTHRTHHRDQPRLSLKGAMQLVKLVMFITAALVVIGDATGKQIGLLLSGIGAMSAVLMLIFKDTLLGLVAGVQLSSNDMLRIGDWITMPSAGADGTVIDITLNTVKVANFDHTIITVPTWKLITESYQNWRGMTEAGGRRIKRALFVDATSVRFLANDEIDRLERLTLLKDYLEDKVDAIEQWNGTLGAAGDCPANRRQLTNLGTFRAYVANYLKGHPRIRRDMTCMARQLPLTAEGIPLELYCFTDTTSWVDYETIQADLFDHLIAVLPEFGLRVYQHPSGFDMRQMASAAQAAQAGLQAPRAG, encoded by the coding sequence ATGACCCTGAACGAATCCTGGTTTGCGCCGCTCGTCGGCATCCTCGTCCTGCTCGCCGCCGCCGGCGCGATCACCGCAACCGTCCATTTCCTGCTGTTTCGCGTGGTGGCGCGGCTCGCGCGGCTGTCCGCCACGCGCGTCGACGATGCGCTGTTCGAGTTCGGTGCATTCAAGTGGCTGAACCGCATCGTCCCGTTCGTCGTGATCAAGCTCGGGCTCGGCGCGGTACCCGGCATTCCGGACACGGCCGCGCAGGCCGCCGACAAGGTGCTGTTCGCGCTGATCGTATTGCTCGTGACGATCACCATCAGCGCGACGCTCTCCGCGCTCGAACACACGCACCGCACGCATCATCGCGACCAGCCGCGCCTGTCGCTGAAAGGCGCGATGCAGCTGGTCAAGCTCGTGATGTTCATCACGGCCGCGCTCGTCGTGATCGGCGATGCGACCGGCAAGCAGATCGGCCTGCTGCTGTCCGGCATCGGCGCGATGTCCGCGGTGCTGATGCTGATCTTCAAGGACACGCTGCTCGGCCTCGTCGCGGGCGTGCAACTGTCGTCGAACGACATGCTGCGGATCGGCGACTGGATCACGATGCCGTCGGCCGGCGCGGACGGCACGGTCATCGACATCACGCTGAACACCGTCAAGGTCGCGAACTTCGATCACACGATCATCACGGTGCCGACCTGGAAACTGATCACCGAGAGCTACCAGAACTGGCGCGGGATGACCGAAGCGGGCGGCCGCCGCATCAAGCGCGCGCTGTTCGTCGACGCGACGAGCGTGCGCTTTCTCGCCAACGACGAGATCGACCGGCTCGAACGCCTGACGCTGCTGAAGGACTATCTCGAGGACAAGGTCGACGCGATCGAGCAATGGAACGGCACGCTCGGCGCGGCCGGCGACTGCCCGGCGAACCGCCGCCAGTTGACGAATCTCGGCACGTTCCGCGCGTATGTCGCGAACTACCTGAAGGGCCATCCGCGCATCCGCCGCGACATGACCTGCATGGCGCGGCAGCTGCCGCTCACGGCCGAAGGCATTCCGCTCGAACTGTACTGCTTCACCGATACGACGTCGTGGGTCGACTACGAAACCATCCAGGCCGACCTGTTCGACCACCTGATCGCGGTGCTGCCGGAGTTCGGGCTGCGCGTATACCAGCACCCGTCGGGCTTCGACATGCGGCAGATGGCCAGCGCCGCACAAGCCGCGCAAGCCGGGCTGCAGGCGCCGCGCGCGGGTTGA
- a CDS encoding PLP-dependent aminotransferase family protein yields the protein MKRYEQLADDLQAQIERGVYRPGERIPSVRQASRQQQLSVTTVLRAYLVLESRGLIESRPQSGYFVRARASAPAEAELHMSAPAAEPSAVDVSRLVLSTLRSIARDDAVPLGSPYPDASQFPVQRLARYAQAIGRRRTRWGVIDDLPPGNQELIRQIARRYAERGIAVEPGEIVMTIGATEAINLCLQAVAKPGDTIAVESPTFYAMLHAIERMGMRALEVATHPGDGIDLDALERILGRERIAACMVMPNFQNPLGFQMPDARKRALVELLAKHGVPAIESDVYHELHFGDTTPSALKSFDRDGLVLHCASFTKSLSPRYRIGWAMPGRYRDQVEKLKFLNTLATPAIEQLAIAEYLKYDGYDFHLRRMRKQYAQQASLMSAMVRRFFPEGTRLSQPQGGYVLWVELPPQVDAMKLYALALAQRITVGPGHMFSAGTDYRHFIRLNYSYPWSRQIEDALKVLGRLASECAAR from the coding sequence GTGAAGCGTTACGAACAACTGGCCGACGATCTCCAGGCGCAGATCGAGCGTGGCGTGTACCGGCCCGGCGAGCGGATTCCGTCGGTGCGGCAGGCGAGCCGGCAGCAGCAGCTCAGCGTCACGACCGTGCTGCGCGCGTACCTCGTGCTGGAAAGCCGCGGCCTGATCGAAAGCCGGCCGCAGTCGGGCTATTTCGTGCGGGCGCGCGCGTCGGCGCCGGCCGAGGCCGAACTGCACATGTCGGCGCCGGCCGCCGAGCCGTCGGCCGTGGACGTGAGCCGGCTCGTGCTGTCGACGCTGCGCTCGATCGCGCGCGACGACGCGGTGCCGCTCGGCTCGCCGTATCCCGATGCATCGCAGTTCCCGGTGCAGCGCCTCGCGCGCTACGCGCAGGCGATCGGGCGTCGCCGCACGCGCTGGGGCGTGATCGACGACCTGCCGCCCGGTAACCAGGAGCTGATCCGCCAGATCGCGCGGCGCTATGCGGAGCGCGGGATCGCGGTCGAGCCGGGCGAGATCGTGATGACGATCGGCGCGACCGAGGCGATCAACCTGTGCCTGCAGGCCGTCGCGAAGCCGGGCGACACGATCGCCGTCGAGTCGCCGACGTTCTACGCGATGCTGCACGCGATCGAGCGGATGGGCATGCGTGCGCTGGAGGTCGCGACGCACCCGGGCGACGGCATCGATCTCGACGCGCTCGAACGGATCCTCGGGCGCGAGCGCATTGCCGCGTGCATGGTGATGCCTAATTTCCAGAATCCGCTCGGTTTCCAGATGCCCGACGCGCGCAAGCGCGCGCTCGTCGAACTGCTGGCGAAGCATGGCGTGCCCGCGATCGAGAGCGACGTCTATCACGAGCTGCACTTCGGCGACACGACGCCGAGCGCGCTGAAGTCGTTCGACCGCGACGGACTCGTGCTGCATTGCGCGTCGTTCACGAAGAGCCTGTCGCCGCGCTACCGGATCGGCTGGGCGATGCCGGGTCGCTACCGCGACCAGGTCGAGAAGCTGAAATTCCTGAACACGCTCGCGACGCCCGCGATCGAGCAACTCGCGATCGCCGAGTACCTGAAATACGACGGCTACGATTTCCACCTGCGACGCATGCGCAAGCAGTACGCGCAGCAGGCGAGCCTGATGAGCGCGATGGTGCGGCGCTTCTTTCCGGAAGGCACGCGGCTGTCGCAGCCGCAGGGCGGGTATGTGCTGTGGGTCGAGCTGCCGCCGCAGGTCGATGCGATGAAGCTGTACGCGCTCGCGCTCGCCCAGCGGATCACGGTCGGGCCCGGGCACATGTTCTCCGCGGGCACCGATTACCGGCATTTCATCCGGCTCAACTACAGCTATCCGTGGTCGCGGCAGATCGAGGACGCGCTGAAGGTGCTGGGGCGGCTCGCATCGGAGTGCGCGGCGCGGTGA